One region of Variovorax sp. J2L1-78 genomic DNA includes:
- a CDS encoding HlyD family secretion protein — protein sequence MSLLTPTLRSRGSWIVLIATLACVALVLYAWRLPPFHTGTETTENAYVRGLVTIVAPKVDGYVAEVNVQDYMTVKAGQVIVKLDDRIYRQKLEQARSALAAQEANLANTAQAQRAREAAIGSTQAQIASAQAQLLNARAQLTRAQADMRRAVPLAQDGSLSQRERDQTEAALHQAEAAVKQAEAAAMQSQAGKSVATQDLRTVIVNRDAVEAAVESARAAVKLAEIDLDNTEIRAPRDGHVGEVGVKLGQYVTPGTQLMAVVPSQVWVVANFKEAQTAHMVPGQLAYFDVDALSGARLTGHVERLSPATGSEFSVIKQDNATGNFTKIPQRLSVRIAIDADQAMAQRLRPGMSVVVSVDTKSAKHDPGSRS from the coding sequence ATGTCTCTCCTGACCCCAACCCTTCGTTCGCGCGGCAGCTGGATCGTGCTGATCGCCACCCTCGCCTGCGTCGCGCTGGTGCTCTACGCCTGGCGCCTGCCGCCCTTCCACACCGGTACCGAAACCACCGAGAACGCCTACGTGCGCGGCCTGGTGACCATCGTCGCGCCCAAGGTCGACGGTTACGTCGCCGAGGTCAACGTGCAGGACTACATGACGGTCAAGGCCGGCCAGGTGATCGTGAAGCTCGACGACCGCATCTACCGCCAGAAGCTCGAGCAGGCACGCAGCGCGCTCGCGGCGCAGGAGGCCAACCTGGCGAACACCGCGCAGGCCCAGCGCGCGCGCGAAGCGGCCATCGGCAGCACGCAGGCGCAAATCGCCAGCGCACAGGCGCAGCTGCTCAATGCCCGCGCCCAGCTCACGCGCGCCCAGGCCGACATGCGCCGGGCCGTGCCGCTGGCGCAGGACGGCTCGCTGTCGCAACGCGAGCGCGACCAGACCGAGGCCGCGCTGCACCAGGCCGAGGCCGCGGTGAAACAGGCCGAAGCCGCGGCGATGCAGAGCCAGGCCGGCAAGTCGGTCGCGACGCAGGACCTGCGCACCGTGATCGTCAACCGCGACGCGGTCGAGGCGGCGGTCGAATCCGCGCGCGCTGCCGTGAAGCTCGCCGAGATCGACCTCGACAACACCGAGATCCGCGCGCCGCGCGACGGCCATGTGGGCGAAGTCGGCGTCAAGCTCGGCCAGTACGTGACACCCGGCACGCAGCTGATGGCGGTGGTGCCTTCGCAGGTGTGGGTCGTGGCGAACTTCAAGGAAGCGCAGACCGCGCACATGGTGCCCGGGCAGCTGGCGTACTTCGATGTCGATGCCCTGTCGGGCGCGCGCCTGACCGGGCACGTGGAGCGCCTGTCGCCGGCCACCGGCTCCGAGTTCAGCGTGATCAAGCAGGACAACGCGACCGGCAACTTCACCAAGATCCCGCAGCGCCTGTCGGTGCGCATCGCCATCGACGCCGACCAGGCGATGGCACAGCGCCTGCGGCCGGGCATGTCGGTGGTCGTGAGCGTCGACACGAAGTCGGCGAAGCACGATCCGGGGAGCCGCTCATGA
- a CDS encoding CaiB/BaiF CoA transferase family protein: MSEPTPLPYAGIRVVEFTHMVMGPTCGMLLGDLGAEVIKVEPIAGDDTRRLLGSGAGFFPTFNRNKKSIALDLKKPEGLEAALKLVASADIVSENFKPGTMKKLGLDYDTLKKLNPRLIYVSHKGFLPGPYDHRTALDEVVQMMGGLAYMTGRAGDPLRAGTSVNDIMGGMFGAIGAMAALRQRDATGEGCEVQSALFENNIFLVAQHMMQFAATGKAADPMPSRISAWGIYDVFTVKDGEQIFLAVVSDKQWAIFCQAFGLQEMHADPRLATNNDRVRARDWMMPILRSHLADTSAAELSAVFEKNELPFAPITRPQDLFDDPHLNATGGLAPVRMNDGSESKVPLMPFTLGGQRPGIRLQPPLLGEHTEALLREVGYDDAAITALKASRSAA, encoded by the coding sequence ATGTCTGAGCCCACCCCGCTGCCCTACGCAGGCATCCGCGTCGTCGAATTCACGCACATGGTCATGGGCCCGACCTGCGGCATGCTGCTGGGCGACCTGGGCGCCGAGGTCATCAAGGTCGAGCCGATCGCCGGCGACGACACGCGCCGCCTGCTCGGCTCGGGCGCGGGTTTCTTCCCCACCTTCAACCGCAACAAGAAGAGCATCGCGCTCGACCTGAAGAAGCCCGAAGGCCTGGAGGCCGCGCTCAAGCTCGTCGCCAGCGCCGACATCGTGAGCGAGAACTTCAAGCCCGGCACGATGAAGAAGCTGGGCCTGGACTACGACACGCTCAAGAAGCTCAACCCACGCCTGATCTACGTCAGCCACAAGGGCTTCCTGCCCGGCCCGTACGACCACCGCACCGCGCTCGACGAGGTGGTGCAGATGATGGGCGGCCTGGCCTACATGACCGGCCGTGCCGGCGACCCGCTGCGGGCCGGGACCAGCGTGAACGACATCATGGGCGGCATGTTCGGCGCCATCGGCGCGATGGCCGCGCTGCGCCAGCGCGACGCCACGGGCGAAGGCTGCGAGGTGCAGTCGGCGCTGTTCGAGAACAACATCTTCCTGGTCGCGCAGCACATGATGCAGTTCGCCGCGACGGGCAAGGCCGCCGACCCGATGCCCAGCCGCATCTCGGCCTGGGGCATCTACGACGTGTTCACGGTCAAGGACGGCGAGCAGATCTTCCTGGCCGTGGTGAGCGACAAGCAGTGGGCCATCTTCTGCCAGGCCTTCGGCCTGCAGGAAATGCACGCCGACCCGCGCCTGGCCACCAACAACGACCGGGTGCGCGCCCGCGACTGGATGATGCCGATCCTGCGCTCGCACCTGGCCGACACCAGCGCCGCCGAACTGAGCGCGGTGTTCGAGAAGAACGAGCTGCCCTTCGCGCCCATCACCCGGCCGCAGGACCTGTTCGATGATCCGCACCTGAACGCGACGGGCGGCCTGGCGCCGGTGCGCATGAACGACGGCAGTGAATCGAAGGTGCCGCTGATGCCCTTCACGCTGGGCGGCCAGCGCCCCGGCATCCGGCTGCAGCCGCCGCTGCTGGGCGAGCACACCGAGGCGCTGTTGCGCGAGGTGGGCTACGACGATGCGGCCATCACGGCGTTGAAGGCGAGCCGGTCGGCCGCCTGA
- a CDS encoding hydroxymethylglutaryl-CoA lyase, with the protein MPQPDVLISEVGPRDGLQSVQATMPTADKLRWIDALHAAGVREIEVASFVPARRLPQMADAAEVVRHAITLPGLTVMALVPNLRGAEAALAAGVHKLTVPVSASEAHSLANVRKTREQMVEEVRAIAALRRDVAPHVGFEAGLSTAFGCTLQGEVPEDEVIRLAAQCIEAGADEAGLSDTVGYANPAQVRRLFRRLRAEIGEHAGAAHMHNTRGLGLANCLAAYEEGVRTFDASLGGLGGCPYAPGASGNVVTEDLVFMFEAMGVRTGIDIERLIAARAPLMAGLPGEPVYGMTPEAGLPKGFTKGFAKGFAKEMKHV; encoded by the coding sequence ATGCCCCAGCCTGATGTGCTGATCAGCGAAGTCGGTCCGCGCGACGGCCTGCAATCGGTCCAGGCCACCATGCCGACCGCCGACAAGCTGCGCTGGATCGACGCGCTCCACGCCGCGGGCGTGCGCGAGATCGAGGTCGCGTCCTTCGTGCCTGCGCGGCGGCTGCCGCAGATGGCCGACGCGGCCGAGGTCGTGCGCCACGCCATCACCTTGCCCGGCCTGACCGTGATGGCGCTGGTGCCGAACCTGCGCGGCGCCGAGGCGGCCCTGGCGGCCGGGGTGCACAAGCTCACCGTGCCGGTGTCGGCCAGCGAAGCGCATTCGCTCGCCAACGTTCGCAAGACGCGCGAGCAGATGGTCGAGGAAGTGCGCGCCATCGCCGCGTTGCGCCGCGACGTCGCGCCGCACGTCGGCTTCGAGGCCGGCCTGTCGACCGCTTTCGGCTGCACGCTGCAGGGCGAGGTGCCGGAAGACGAGGTCATCCGCCTGGCCGCGCAGTGCATCGAGGCCGGCGCCGACGAGGCCGGCCTGTCCGACACCGTGGGCTACGCCAACCCGGCGCAGGTGCGCCGCCTGTTCCGCCGCCTGCGCGCGGAGATCGGCGAGCACGCCGGCGCCGCCCACATGCACAACACGCGCGGTCTCGGCCTGGCCAATTGCCTGGCGGCGTACGAGGAGGGCGTGCGCACCTTCGACGCCTCGCTCGGCGGTCTGGGTGGCTGCCCCTATGCGCCCGGTGCGTCGGGCAACGTGGTCACCGAAGACCTGGTCTTCATGTTCGAGGCCATGGGCGTGCGCACCGGCATCGACATCGAACGGCTGATCGCGGCGCGTGCGCCGCTGATGGCCGGGCTGCCGGGCGAGCCGGTGTACGGCATGACGCCGGAGGCCGGCCTGCCCAAGGGGTTCACCAAGGGATTCGCCAAGGGATTCGCCAAGGAAATGAAGCATGTCTGA
- a CDS encoding efflux transporter outer membrane subunit: MKRLTLGTAALGAALLLQACGSLPATPAPLAAEVPARWQDATTPPTTGSQVQPGWWHDLGDPVLDGLVDRALARNTDLRVAAARVAEARALSDVQHAAALPTLDLGVGANRSRSISAATGKPYLSTVLQPQFQAAYEVDLWGRVDALGQAADAQLQASASARDSAALSVAATVVAGYVNLRALDARIEVARRTLDARASALQLARSRQERGYTSMLETQQSEAEYRATAAVVPQLDLAIRRQEHALRLLTGDAPGPVARGKALTDLPLAALPAVGVPSELLRRRPDIASAESQLAATDAQLAAARAQLLPSIHLSATLGSISSSALTGDPFKLWSLGGSVLAPLFEGGRLRAGVRAADARRDQALATYEKAVLTAFGEVEDQLAAIDELARQAVEVEAQRAALQETLRVASNRYREGYASHLDELDAQRNLFSAEQTALQLRADQLAARIALDRALGGGWDAERAQTMSRAP, encoded by the coding sequence ATGAAGCGCCTCACGCTCGGCACCGCGGCACTGGGTGCGGCGCTGCTCCTCCAGGCGTGCGGCAGCCTGCCAGCCACGCCGGCGCCGCTGGCGGCCGAGGTGCCCGCGCGCTGGCAGGACGCCACGACACCGCCGACCACCGGCAGCCAGGTTCAACCCGGTTGGTGGCACGACCTCGGCGACCCCGTGCTCGACGGCCTGGTCGACCGGGCCCTGGCCCGCAACACCGACCTGCGCGTCGCCGCCGCACGCGTGGCGGAAGCCCGCGCGCTGAGCGACGTGCAGCATGCCGCCGCCTTGCCGACGCTCGACCTCGGCGTGGGCGCCAACCGCAGCCGCAGCATCAGCGCCGCCACCGGCAAGCCCTACCTGTCGACCGTGCTGCAGCCGCAGTTCCAGGCCGCCTACGAGGTCGACCTGTGGGGTCGCGTCGACGCGCTGGGCCAAGCCGCCGACGCACAACTGCAGGCCAGTGCGTCCGCGCGCGACAGCGCTGCGCTGAGCGTGGCGGCCACGGTGGTGGCGGGCTATGTCAACCTGCGCGCGCTCGACGCGCGGATCGAGGTGGCGCGCCGGACGCTCGACGCGCGCGCCTCGGCGCTGCAGCTCGCGCGCTCGCGCCAGGAGCGCGGCTACACCTCCATGCTCGAGACGCAGCAGAGCGAAGCCGAGTACCGCGCCACCGCCGCCGTCGTCCCGCAACTCGATCTGGCCATCCGGCGCCAGGAACATGCGCTGCGCCTGCTCACCGGCGACGCGCCCGGCCCGGTGGCGCGCGGCAAGGCGCTGACCGACCTGCCGCTCGCGGCCTTGCCCGCCGTCGGCGTGCCGTCCGAACTGCTGCGCCGCCGCCCCGACATCGCCAGCGCCGAATCGCAGCTGGCCGCCACCGACGCGCAGCTCGCCGCGGCGCGCGCACAGCTGCTGCCGTCGATCCACCTGTCGGCCACCCTCGGCAGCATCAGCTCGAGCGCGCTCACCGGCGACCCCTTCAAGCTGTGGAGCCTCGGCGGCAGCGTGCTCGCCCCGCTGTTCGAAGGCGGCCGGCTGCGCGCCGGCGTGCGCGCGGCCGACGCGCGGCGCGACCAGGCCCTGGCCACCTACGAAAAGGCCGTGCTCACCGCCTTCGGCGAGGTGGAAGACCAGCTCGCCGCCATCGACGAACTGGCGCGGCAGGCGGTCGAGGTCGAGGCCCAGCGCGCGGCCCTGCAGGAGACGCTGCGCGTGGCCAGCAACCGCTACCGCGAGGGCTATGCCTCGCACCTCGATGAACTCGACGCGCAGCGCAACCTGTTCAGCGCGGAGCAGACGGCGCTGCAGTTGCGTGCGGACCAGCTGGCGGCACGGATCGCGCTCGACCGGGCGCTGGGCGGCGGGTGGGACGCGGAGCGCGCGCAGACGATGTCTCGCGCGCCCTGA